In Candidatus Woesearchaeota archaeon, the DNA window TATTTTATTTTTATATAAAAAACAAACACTCCCCCCGGTATGCCCGGGCGTTTCAATAATTTCAAAATTATCAAGCTTCTTAAAAGGTTTTATATCAATTTTTTTTAAAATTTGAATTATTTTTTCATCAAATACTAAACCTTTTGCAACTTTATGAAAATTATCTATACATATAGCTGAAGCATAAAAAGTAGCATTATGGAATAAATCAACACAACCTACATGATCGCAATGAAAATGTGTTAATAATACAATTCTAATAGCTTCAGGATTAAATAATTTTTTAATATCTTGTTTTATTTG includes these proteins:
- a CDS encoding MBL fold metallo-hydrolase — encoded protein: MIEKITDNIWKVANDSNIYYLKEEKMLIDCGNREFLAQIKQDIKKLFNPEAIRIVLLTHFHCDHVGCVDLFHNATFYASAICIDNFHKVAKGLVFDEKIIQILKKIDIKPFKKLDNFEIIETPGHTGGSVCFLYKNKILFSGDTLFRNGFGRVDLPTSNPVDMKFSLAKLKRINYEVLCSGHDY